The Parashewanella spongiae genome has a window encoding:
- the darT gene encoding type II toxin-antitoxin system toxin DNA ADP-ribosyl transferase DarT yields the protein MTVKISHITHIDNLTSILKQGCLWSDSKRIELELVNQNIGYSHIKDRRLRRPVRVSAGGTIGQYVPFNFCPRSVMLYVIHRGYADFEGGQDRILHLISNTDKVRQTNSGCFFTDIHADLDYAEQIDDFSRIHELDIDKISKERFWSAIKEEKQAEFLAFESVNWNVIQYIGVKTDEMAQEVNILLEGANHQPKVIVKPDWYY from the coding sequence ATGACAGTTAAAATTTCGCATATTACTCATATTGATAACCTAACCAGTATTCTTAAGCAAGGTTGCTTGTGGTCAGATTCAAAGCGTATTGAACTGGAGTTGGTAAACCAGAATATAGGCTATAGCCATATTAAAGATCGCCGTTTACGTCGTCCTGTTCGTGTCTCAGCTGGTGGTACTATAGGTCAGTATGTCCCTTTTAACTTTTGTCCTCGTTCAGTAATGTTATATGTGATTCATCGTGGTTATGCTGATTTTGAAGGTGGACAAGACCGTATACTACACTTGATCAGTAATACTGATAAGGTTCGTCAGACAAACTCTGGCTGCTTTTTTACCGACATTCACGCTGATTTAGATTACGCAGAACAGATAGATGACTTTAGTAGGATTCACGAGCTTGATATAGATAAGATTTCAAAAGAGCGTTTTTGGTCGGCAATTAAAGAAGAAAAACAAGCTGAGTTTTTGGCCTTCGAAAGCGTAAACTGGAATGTGATTCAATACATTGGTGTGAAAACTGATGAAATGGCGCAAGAGGTTAATATCTTGCTAGAAGGTGCTAACCACCAGCCAAAGGTGATAGTAAAACCTGATTGGTACTATTGA
- a CDS encoding AlpA family phage regulatory protein produces the protein MKLIKLKDVMNLTSLSRATIYRFMAQQQFPKQVVLSARSVVWRESEIIEWIEEKCAERD, from the coding sequence ATGAAACTCATCAAACTTAAAGACGTCATGAATTTAACCAGCCTTAGCCGTGCCACCATCTACCGTTTTATGGCACAACAGCAATTTCCCAAGCAAGTTGTGCTCAGTGCTCGCTCTGTCGTTTGGCGAGAAAGTGAAATTATCGAGTGGATAGAAGAAAAGTGCGCTGAACGTGATTGA
- a CDS encoding excalibur calcium-binding domain-containing protein produces the protein MYQGILKSWNDERGFGFIYSSSFNSNTFIHISALKHMSRKPVIGDVIHFDVETQSDGKQRAVHCRIEGVAKKAQRKRKTHRKKSSFMSKLVIIALLAGGVYLYQQYTKITAPHTPINSAPIFEPVPVEPTRTFESGPSRSSQKFSCNGKKHCSEMRSCAEATFYLNNCPGTIMDGDGDGKPCKRQHCGH, from the coding sequence ATGTACCAAGGAATATTAAAATCATGGAATGATGAACGAGGGTTTGGTTTCATATATTCCAGTTCGTTTAACTCCAACACGTTTATTCATATTTCCGCACTCAAGCACATGTCTCGAAAACCTGTTATTGGTGACGTTATTCATTTTGATGTTGAGACACAAAGCGATGGAAAGCAAAGAGCGGTACATTGCCGAATTGAAGGTGTCGCCAAAAAAGCGCAACGTAAGCGCAAGACACATAGAAAAAAATCAAGTTTTATGAGTAAGTTGGTTATTATCGCCCTACTTGCTGGTGGCGTTTATCTCTACCAGCAATATACAAAGATAACAGCACCTCATACTCCAATAAACAGTGCACCAATATTTGAGCCTGTTCCGGTCGAACCTACTCGAACCTTTGAAAGTGGGCCATCAAGAAGCTCTCAGAAGTTCAGCTGTAACGGTAAGAAACATTGCTCAGAGATGAGGTCATGCGCAGAGGCAACATTTTATTTGAACAACTGTCCTGGCACCATCATGGACGGTGATGGTGATGGCAAACCATGTAAACGACAGCATTGTGGTCATTAG
- the darG gene encoding type II toxin-antitoxin system antitoxin DNA ADP-ribosyl glycohydrolase DarG translates to MITQLTGNILHDQADAIINTVNTVGVMGKGLALQFKKAFPHNFTVYKKACDDDSLVTGKVLSVELNSMSSPFYIINFPTKAHWKAKSKIEYIEQGLVDLKKEVNRLGLKSVAIPALGSGLGGLNWQEVYSLIERSLSDMPEVDWRVYPPQQSPQAEQMINNTKRPKMTKGRAAIIGLIDRYLSTGFGYRLSLLEVQKLVYFLTATGEHLNKVHFVKHHFGPYADVLRHVLERMDGHFITGYGDGKNKPETPISLKDDAVRDAFEFLESEPETKKRFEQVANLIEGFESQNGMELLSTVHWVATQDSANIDLTETDLIQRVHSWNEHKASMKPSHIVSAFERLKAQNWLQLNAQV, encoded by the coding sequence ATGATCACTCAATTAACAGGTAATATTCTACATGACCAAGCCGACGCCATTATTAATACGGTAAATACTGTTGGTGTAATGGGCAAAGGGTTAGCCTTGCAGTTCAAAAAAGCCTTTCCTCATAATTTTACTGTTTATAAAAAAGCATGTGATGATGATTCTTTAGTAACAGGCAAAGTGCTATCTGTGGAACTTAATAGCATGAGCAGCCCTTTTTATATCATCAACTTTCCAACTAAAGCGCACTGGAAAGCAAAATCTAAGATTGAATATATTGAGCAAGGGCTGGTAGATTTAAAAAAAGAAGTGAATCGACTTGGTTTAAAGTCAGTTGCGATACCTGCTTTGGGTAGTGGTCTTGGTGGACTGAATTGGCAAGAGGTCTACAGTCTAATAGAGCGCTCTTTATCAGATATGCCAGAAGTTGATTGGCGGGTTTATCCACCTCAGCAATCACCACAGGCTGAACAAATGATAAATAACACTAAACGACCTAAAATGACCAAAGGCCGAGCAGCAATTATTGGTTTAATTGACCGTTACTTATCGACTGGGTTTGGGTATAGATTGTCGTTACTAGAAGTGCAAAAGCTGGTTTATTTTTTAACTGCGACAGGTGAGCATCTAAATAAAGTTCATTTTGTTAAACATCATTTCGGACCTTATGCAGATGTATTAAGACATGTGTTAGAGAGAATGGATGGGCATTTCATTACTGGCTATGGCGATGGTAAAAATAAACCAGAAACGCCTATTTCACTTAAAGATGATGCCGTCAGAGATGCTTTTGAGTTTCTTGAATCGGAGCCAGAAACTAAAAAAAGGTTTGAGCAAGTCGCCAATTTGATTGAAGGTTTTGAATCTCAAAATGGGATGGAACTATTGTCAACAGTTCATTGGGTTGCGACTCAAGATTCAGCGAATATTGATCTCACTGAAACTGATCTTATACAAAGAGTACATAGCTGGAATGAGCATAAAGCCAGTATGAAACCAAGCCATATTGTTTCAGCTTTTGAACGTTTAAAAGCTCAAAACTGGTTACAACTAAACGCTCAAGTTTGA
- a CDS encoding MrcB family domain-containing protein yields MSLKRLLSEIEGGWVKAKNEKFTGHPIATLLRKDLILAIKSKLDLQSNYLIKASAGAGNWADVPWLSILNPAITESTQSGVYPVYLFCSDGSGVYLSLGFGTTDLKKQHGAAQARFKAKELRSNIRNSDLRLNRWDEKIDLRSTTSLGRSYEWASAGAKFYPLENMPDDSVLISDLTELLEIYADVHTGIQTPNREAIKQAHPLSKPFLLLAGISGTGKTRFIREQAKFTGSIEDTYCLTSVRPDWHEPSDILGYVSRLSGNTEYIVTDVLKFIVKAWIALEQAGIIFQGKEVTGEQIQQQQVKPFWLCLDEMNLAPIEQYFADYLSVLETREWEWQGENFTYKCDALLKSTVFETVSQDKLKQELGLDEHEELWQHFIANGIAIPFNLIVAGTVNMDETTHGFSRKVIDRALTFDFGEFFPNDFDAFFEPNSTPKALSYPVLTDGRDKAELSGTFDKDGALSLSFLKQINIILEHTPFKLAYRALNELLLAVITQSPQSEIELQSVLDDFLMCKVLPRIEGDIDKLTKGDSNQTILEQLSALLTSELSTIWDTNTRHDLFLKSLDDDPIIKIECRSKMKLEWMNAQLKHGFTSFWP; encoded by the coding sequence ATGAGTTTAAAACGACTTCTATCAGAAATAGAAGGCGGTTGGGTAAAAGCTAAAAATGAGAAGTTTACTGGCCACCCTATAGCAACCTTACTAAGAAAAGATTTAATTTTAGCAATTAAAAGTAAGCTAGACCTTCAAAGCAACTATTTGATAAAAGCTAGTGCAGGCGCGGGCAATTGGGCCGATGTGCCATGGCTTTCAATTTTAAACCCTGCCATTACCGAATCTACTCAATCAGGAGTTTATCCTGTTTATCTATTTTGCTCTGATGGTAGTGGAGTTTACTTATCTTTAGGTTTTGGAACTACAGACCTTAAAAAACAGCATGGGGCAGCACAAGCGAGGTTTAAGGCTAAAGAGCTGAGAAGTAATATACGTAACTCAGATCTGAGATTGAATCGTTGGGATGAGAAGATTGACCTTCGTTCCACAACGTCCTTAGGCAGGTCTTATGAGTGGGCTTCGGCGGGGGCAAAATTTTATCCATTAGAAAACATGCCAGATGATAGTGTTCTAATTTCAGATCTAACGGAGCTTTTGGAAATATACGCTGATGTTCATACAGGAATCCAAACACCAAATAGAGAAGCTATTAAACAGGCTCATCCTCTCTCTAAACCTTTCCTTCTCCTAGCAGGAATTTCAGGAACTGGAAAAACTCGCTTTATTCGAGAGCAAGCCAAATTTACGGGCTCGATAGAAGATACTTATTGCCTAACTTCCGTTCGCCCAGACTGGCATGAGCCTTCCGACATACTTGGATATGTCTCAAGGCTTAGTGGTAACACTGAATACATAGTCACCGATGTACTCAAATTTATTGTAAAAGCGTGGATTGCGTTAGAGCAAGCAGGAATTATATTTCAGGGCAAAGAGGTTACTGGAGAACAAATCCAACAACAGCAAGTAAAACCATTTTGGTTATGTCTAGATGAAATGAACCTTGCACCTATCGAGCAATATTTTGCCGACTATCTATCAGTGTTAGAAACCAGAGAATGGGAATGGCAAGGCGAAAATTTTACGTATAAATGTGATGCTCTACTAAAGTCCACTGTGTTTGAAACCGTCAGCCAAGACAAGCTTAAACAAGAATTAGGCTTAGATGAGCATGAAGAGTTATGGCAACACTTTATTGCTAATGGTATTGCAATTCCATTTAATTTAATTGTTGCTGGTACCGTTAACATGGATGAGACCACCCATGGTTTTTCTCGAAAAGTGATTGACCGAGCGTTAACATTTGATTTTGGCGAATTTTTCCCTAATGATTTTGATGCGTTTTTCGAGCCAAATTCTACACCTAAAGCCTTAAGTTACCCAGTGCTTACCGATGGGAGAGATAAGGCCGAATTAAGCGGCACTTTTGATAAAGACGGGGCTCTGTCGTTATCTTTCTTAAAACAAATCAATATTATTTTAGAACACACCCCGTTTAAGCTTGCTTACCGTGCGTTAAATGAATTGCTATTAGCTGTAATAACTCAGAGCCCTCAAAGTGAAATAGAGCTGCAATCGGTTTTGGATGATTTTTTAATGTGTAAAGTGTTACCTCGAATTGAAGGTGATATTGATAAGCTCACTAAAGGTGATAGCAATCAAACTATCCTAGAACAACTTAGTGCATTATTGACCTCTGAATTATCGACAATATGGGATACAAACACACGGCATGACTTGTTCCTAAAGTCACTTGATGACGACCCAATAATAAAGATTGAGTGCCGTAGTAAAATGAAGCTAGAGTGGATGAATGCTCAATTGAAGCATGGCTTCACAAGCTTTTGGCCATAA
- a CDS encoding helix-turn-helix domain-containing protein, translating into MSEELTSYSAIFGAVIANNRKAMNLEQGEVAERVGLSQASYSRLESGRSAFSIDQMFQCAEALGIDPNELFQQLTTTVGKLQSNSVKVEPQVRGNTSKSKQENKDNTGVKGFVVGAALTALIFGLASRGK; encoded by the coding sequence ATGTCTGAAGAACTCACTTCATATTCAGCAATTTTTGGTGCTGTCATTGCTAACAACCGAAAAGCTATGAATTTAGAGCAAGGAGAAGTCGCAGAAAGGGTAGGTTTGTCGCAAGCTAGCTACAGTAGGTTAGAGTCAGGACGGTCAGCTTTCTCGATAGATCAAATGTTTCAATGCGCAGAAGCTTTAGGCATCGATCCTAATGAACTTTTTCAACAGTTAACTACTACCGTAGGTAAGTTACAAAGTAATAGCGTTAAAGTTGAGCCTCAAGTACGAGGAAACACCTCTAAGTCTAAGCAAGAGAATAAAGACAATACTGGTGTGAAAGGTTTCGTTGTTGGAGCGGCACTAACGGCTCTCATTTTTGGCTTAGCAAGTCGTGGAAAGTAA
- a CDS encoding UvrD-helicase domain-containing protein, whose product MSSHKISLSWIGRILQPRFSAVELTDTNFSFKDSNNTKVTCIPWEQLNRPPEFVWSWLGLILCFNAGGKQIQIPFLGYLSKHKFASLIEDCWAVHNTSHLEKLLAKIDQACTQEYLRHSRLELIAQRVDREYRRWFPWSEARAQHFPQSLQQMLIKLCTIHQWKESDIQQVRDDYVQSQLIKYADFFQSVESNPLTDKQRKACVIDDNNNLLLAGAGTGKTSVMVGRAGYLIESQQASATDILLLAYGKKAADEMDERIKIKLHTDSIKASTFHSLGMKIIAEVEQAKPSLSPWVNDEKAKDKWVHDQLESLILEDDYRKKLFTYFSQYYYVEKSPFEFETEGEYFSYLNDNDIRTLKGEKVKSFGELYIANWLFQNGIEYQYEAKYQHDVRSVDFRQYEPDFYLPELDIYIEYYGIDEEGNTAPYVDQNVYHESMQWKRDLHNQHQTICIELFYHQQRKGNLTDVLAHTLQQLNTELYPLPDEAILETLRELGRVTAMAKLFSQLIGLYKAACLDEQRLQRVLNNAADRLQMTKALELLEPILLRYQQHLSERSEIDFEDMISTAINYVEQGQFSAPWKYIMVDEFQDISEPRARLVRALRDSNAKASVFCVGDDWQAIYRFSGADVSLTTNFTQYFGPTAKTYLDCTFRFNNAIGEVATQFVTQNPVQLKKDIRSFKQVKHAAVSILRRGANQGATNEEPTPDAVTQALAAINNKISNQTSKQKVYLLARFWYQLPDLTHLNALKSQFPNLEIENQSFHASKGKEADYVIIMGLTTGLHGFPSMKVTPPLLDAMLPKEEAFKFAEERRLFYVALTRAKHRAYVLADMTNVSPFVVELIKEKYPIELDEFATSDVQKLFEQINCQQCTTGTLQPRTSKFGQFYSCSHYPLCDHKEKGCPRCSGPMTRKRYKGFKACINSHCGYIAPLCSKCGGDMVLRKSGNKEFWGCSNFRGNEQPSCRNGVDKEKVRIPV is encoded by the coding sequence TTGTCATCACACAAAATTTCATTGTCTTGGATTGGGCGTATACTCCAGCCAAGATTTTCGGCTGTAGAGCTGACAGATACTAATTTTTCTTTTAAAGACAGTAACAATACCAAAGTAACCTGCATACCATGGGAACAGCTTAACAGACCGCCTGAGTTTGTTTGGAGTTGGCTGGGTTTGATCTTATGCTTTAATGCTGGTGGTAAACAAATTCAGATCCCGTTTCTGGGTTATCTGTCTAAACACAAATTCGCTTCACTCATTGAAGACTGCTGGGCTGTGCATAATACGAGTCATTTAGAAAAGTTACTCGCTAAAATCGATCAAGCATGTACGCAAGAATATTTACGCCACTCCAGACTAGAGTTGATAGCACAACGAGTCGATAGGGAGTACCGTCGCTGGTTTCCTTGGAGTGAAGCGAGAGCACAACATTTTCCTCAATCACTTCAACAGATGCTTATTAAGCTATGTACGATACATCAATGGAAAGAGTCAGATATACAACAAGTACGTGATGATTACGTTCAGTCTCAGCTCATCAAATACGCCGATTTCTTTCAAAGTGTTGAGTCAAACCCGTTGACGGATAAGCAGCGGAAAGCTTGCGTGATTGATGACAACAATAACTTACTGTTAGCGGGAGCCGGAACAGGAAAGACGAGCGTCATGGTAGGTCGAGCCGGATATCTGATAGAAAGTCAGCAAGCCAGTGCTACTGATATTCTGTTGTTGGCTTATGGTAAAAAAGCCGCCGATGAAATGGACGAGCGAATCAAGATAAAACTGCATACTGATAGTATTAAAGCCAGTACCTTTCATAGTTTAGGCATGAAAATCATTGCAGAAGTTGAGCAAGCCAAACCGAGTTTATCACCTTGGGTGAATGACGAAAAAGCCAAAGATAAGTGGGTACACGATCAACTTGAATCACTCATCTTAGAAGATGATTATCGTAAGAAACTCTTTACCTACTTTAGCCAGTATTATTATGTTGAAAAAAGCCCTTTTGAATTTGAAACAGAAGGCGAATACTTTTCCTATCTCAATGATAACGATATCCGCACATTGAAAGGTGAAAAAGTAAAAAGCTTTGGTGAGCTGTATATCGCAAATTGGTTATTTCAAAATGGCATTGAGTATCAGTATGAGGCGAAATATCAACATGATGTAAGAAGTGTTGATTTTCGCCAATACGAACCTGATTTTTATTTGCCTGAGCTCGATATTTATATTGAATATTACGGTATTGATGAAGAAGGCAATACGGCACCTTATGTTGATCAAAACGTTTACCATGAGTCCATGCAATGGAAGCGAGACTTACATAACCAACATCAAACGATTTGTATTGAGTTATTTTACCACCAGCAACGCAAAGGCAATTTAACGGATGTATTAGCTCACACTTTGCAGCAACTGAACACTGAATTATATCCGCTACCAGATGAAGCCATACTAGAGACTTTACGTGAACTTGGCCGAGTCACTGCAATGGCTAAGCTATTCAGTCAGCTAATTGGTTTGTATAAAGCGGCTTGTTTAGACGAGCAAAGATTACAGCGAGTACTGAACAATGCGGCTGATAGGTTACAAATGACAAAAGCGCTTGAGCTGCTTGAACCTATCTTACTTCGATATCAGCAACACTTGTCAGAACGATCTGAGATTGATTTTGAAGATATGATAAGCACAGCTATTAATTATGTTGAACAAGGGCAATTTTCAGCGCCTTGGAAGTACATTATGGTTGATGAGTTTCAAGATATCTCAGAGCCTAGAGCAAGGTTAGTGCGAGCGCTGCGTGATTCAAATGCCAAGGCATCGGTATTTTGTGTGGGTGACGATTGGCAAGCTATTTATCGCTTTAGTGGTGCTGATGTGAGCTTAACGACCAATTTTACTCAGTACTTTGGTCCAACGGCTAAAACCTATTTAGATTGTACCTTTCGGTTTAATAATGCCATCGGTGAAGTAGCCACTCAGTTTGTCACTCAAAACCCTGTTCAATTGAAGAAAGACATTCGCTCATTCAAACAAGTGAAGCACGCTGCTGTATCCATTCTCCGCCGGGGAGCAAATCAAGGTGCAACAAATGAAGAACCGACTCCAGATGCAGTAACTCAAGCCCTAGCAGCTATCAATAACAAGATAAGTAACCAAACATCAAAACAAAAAGTCTATTTACTCGCTCGGTTTTGGTATCAGCTTCCCGACTTAACCCATTTGAATGCGTTGAAAAGTCAATTCCCAAATCTTGAAATAGAAAATCAATCATTCCACGCTTCAAAAGGTAAAGAGGCTGATTATGTGATCATTATGGGATTGACTACCGGACTTCATGGTTTCCCATCAATGAAAGTGACGCCACCACTGTTAGATGCCATGCTTCCAAAGGAGGAAGCATTCAAATTTGCAGAAGAGCGTCGTTTATTTTACGTAGCCTTAACCCGTGCCAAACATCGAGCTTATGTCTTAGCTGACATGACCAATGTGAGTCCGTTTGTGGTTGAACTCATTAAGGAAAAGTACCCTATAGAGCTGGATGAGTTTGCTACTTCTGACGTGCAAAAACTATTTGAACAAATAAATTGCCAGCAATGCACGACGGGGACACTGCAGCCAAGAACCAGTAAGTTCGGTCAGTTTTATTCTTGCTCACATTACCCACTATGCGATCACAAAGAAAAGGGTTGTCCTAGATGCTCAGGCCCAATGACAAGAAAGCGCTATAAGGGATTCAAAGCGTGTATCAATAGCCACTGTGGCTACATCGCCCCACTGTGCAGTAAATGCGGTGGTGACATGGTATTACGAAAAAGTGGCAATAAGGAATTTTGGGGATGCAGTAACTTCAGAGGTAACGAACAACCAAGCTGTCGTAATGGCGTTGATAAAGAAAAAGTGAGAATACCTGTGTAG
- the radC gene encoding RadC family protein, whose translation MSDVEPPQSSLLALNGYELLEKAAQFLAQQFSDKDVYANPDTTKAFLSCKLAHLEREVFAIMLLNNQHQLIQYQELFLGSIDGAQVHPREVVKVALKYNAAAVIVAHNHPSGVAEPSEADKHLTQRLVDALSLIDVRVLDPIVIGKEPVSFAERGYLNTGGAYEA comes from the coding sequence ATGTCTGATGTTGAACCACCCCAATCTTCTTTACTGGCCTTAAACGGCTATGAGTTGTTAGAAAAAGCGGCGCAGTTTCTGGCGCAGCAATTCAGTGACAAGGATGTCTACGCCAACCCCGACACCACCAAAGCGTTTTTAAGTTGCAAACTAGCCCATCTTGAGCGTGAAGTGTTTGCCATCATGCTGCTCAATAACCAGCATCAACTCATTCAGTATCAAGAATTGTTTCTAGGCAGTATCGACGGTGCACAGGTGCACCCCAGAGAAGTCGTAAAAGTAGCGCTTAAATACAATGCCGCCGCAGTGATTGTGGCGCACAACCACCCTTCAGGGGTGGCAGAGCCTTCAGAGGCCGACAAACACCTCACTCAGCGCTTAGTTGATGCGCTGAGTTTGATTGATGTCAGAGTGTTGGATCCTATCGTGATAGGTAAAGAGCCAGTGTCGTTTGCAGAACGAGGCTACCTCAATACGGGAGGCGCTTATGAAGCTTAA
- a CDS encoding restriction endonuclease-like protein — translation MQALICIETPEWELTISSQHLEARQNTYFNMLSLRGAELLPSLLQIKPEISPEKITLCGQNYEFIDELPVSEVIIPKPIFFENAFYQFEWIFLQKGVEQAFITHPLKGVSDAFRFTPKRKHSAASLIGTINTSNDIGQLTLPLTLQIEGNIKQFKLTLEVLPTKMQLHKDLPSMYRCIDQAFPLWRFSLAEKTEQNAAKSQNRGNFPLLWLAQFKMLREAFELGLKIIANSPHNRLQNKNFNTKADRLKGRLPNRLAEQVREDIVNKIYDGRYQQKKKHLSVDTPENRYIKMVVIQCKHQLEQILKQLELYNNKNNKTYSRLSEHFLNELKTWQQPLLQMERQSFLKEVGNFNGQQRESLVLQQKTGYSTVYKTWQELKYYLDVLSKHSTVSMKSVAETYEVWCFLEIRKILINVLGFQEKAQLKSKLKLNDYFELQLEDGLTGAGAFEFGRLDGLNARLAHEPVFRRTSKYIRSFGVTQKPDILLEVTFPDGKKCIWLFDAKYRIKSKNNRYDTDDIDCNDYVPDDAINQMHRYRDALIRIDNQSDFESKSRPVFGAFALYPGFYNQEKADNPYQTVINEVGIGAFAMLPSTDEYKNVWLENFLLQQLGAGSFSYSTDFIRDALYVNEPARIPYSDMKQVLHHDLVLISKLGEERDQTYYDGFNNGTAKWFHIPVSVFDAKFGKHIAQELSYLAIIESNASSLEITKVYRIKKATQKQRDEISAQQSGIDVSQVGEDLYWLLELSEVVTLCQAIQCDHSSGFRQSLKLAKLGEMQEATIFSEISPVYERSVCE, via the coding sequence ATGCAAGCTCTGATTTGTATAGAAACACCCGAGTGGGAGTTAACGATAAGTAGCCAGCACTTAGAAGCTAGGCAGAATACTTATTTCAATATGCTTAGCCTAAGAGGTGCTGAGCTTCTACCTAGTCTGCTGCAAATTAAACCGGAAATTAGCCCAGAAAAAATAACCCTATGTGGTCAAAATTATGAGTTTATAGACGAGTTGCCTGTGTCTGAAGTCATTATCCCCAAGCCCATATTTTTTGAAAATGCTTTCTACCAATTTGAGTGGATATTTTTACAAAAAGGCGTTGAGCAGGCTTTTATTACTCACCCTTTAAAAGGGGTTTCTGACGCTTTTCGTTTTACGCCGAAGCGTAAACATAGCGCAGCAAGCCTAATAGGCACAATCAATACCAGTAATGATATCGGACAATTGACTTTGCCACTTACCCTTCAGATTGAAGGCAATATAAAGCAATTTAAGCTTACTTTAGAAGTTTTACCAACGAAAATGCAGCTTCATAAAGATTTGCCTTCTATGTATCGATGTATTGACCAGGCTTTTCCATTATGGCGTTTTAGCCTAGCGGAAAAGACAGAACAAAATGCAGCTAAGAGCCAGAATCGTGGTAATTTCCCGTTGTTGTGGCTGGCTCAGTTTAAGATGTTGAGGGAAGCATTTGAACTTGGGTTAAAAATCATAGCAAACTCTCCTCATAATCGACTACAGAATAAAAACTTTAATACTAAAGCTGATCGACTAAAAGGCCGCTTACCCAATCGCTTAGCTGAGCAGGTTAGAGAGGATATCGTTAATAAAATTTATGATGGGCGTTACCAGCAGAAAAAAAAGCACCTCAGCGTCGACACGCCTGAAAACCGCTACATCAAAATGGTCGTTATTCAATGTAAGCATCAATTAGAACAAATATTAAAACAGCTCGAACTTTATAATAATAAAAATAATAAAACCTACTCCCGTTTATCAGAGCACTTCCTGAACGAGTTGAAAACTTGGCAACAGCCATTATTACAAATGGAAAGGCAGAGCTTTTTAAAAGAAGTTGGCAATTTCAATGGGCAGCAACGTGAATCTTTAGTGCTACAGCAAAAGACGGGCTACAGCACTGTTTATAAGACGTGGCAGGAATTAAAATACTACCTAGATGTTTTATCCAAGCACTCTACAGTGTCAATGAAGTCTGTCGCAGAGACATATGAAGTATGGTGCTTTTTAGAAATTCGAAAAATCTTAATTAATGTACTTGGGTTCCAAGAAAAAGCGCAACTGAAATCAAAGTTAAAGCTGAATGATTATTTTGAGTTACAGCTAGAAGATGGATTAACTGGGGCGGGGGCCTTTGAGTTTGGTCGACTCGATGGCCTCAATGCACGATTAGCGCATGAGCCCGTCTTTCGTCGAACAAGTAAATATATTCGTTCATTTGGGGTAACACAAAAACCCGATATTTTACTAGAAGTCACGTTCCCTGATGGTAAGAAGTGTATTTGGTTGTTTGATGCTAAGTATCGTATAAAGAGTAAAAATAACCGTTATGATACCGATGATATTGATTGCAATGATTATGTACCTGATGATGCTATCAATCAGATGCACCGTTATCGTGATGCACTAATTAGAATTGATAACCAAAGTGATTTTGAGTCAAAAAGCCGTCCAGTTTTTGGTGCATTTGCTTTATATCCAGGTTTTTATAATCAAGAAAAAGCAGATAACCCATATCAAACTGTAATCAATGAAGTTGGTATTGGTGCGTTTGCTATGTTACCGAGCACTGATGAATATAAAAACGTTTGGCTAGAAAACTTTTTATTGCAGCAGTTAGGTGCAGGTTCGTTCAGTTATTCAACGGATTTTATACGTGATGCACTTTATGTTAATGAACCTGCAAGAATTCCGTATTCGGATATGAAGCAGGTTTTACACCACGACCTTGTATTGATTTCAAAACTTGGTGAAGAGCGAGATCAAACTTACTACGACGGCTTCAATAATGGGACTGCAAAGTGGTTTCATATCCCTGTTTCCGTCTTTGATGCAAAGTTTGGGAAGCATATTGCACAAGAGTTAAGCTATTTAGCGATCATTGAGAGTAATGCTAGCTCGCTTGAAATTACAAAGGTTTATAGGATCAAAAAAGCAACACAGAAGCAACGTGATGAGATTTCTGCTCAGCAATCAGGCATTGATGTATCACAAGTTGGGGAAGACCTATATTGGCTACTTGAACTTAGTGAAGTAGTAACATTGTGCCAAGCTATCCAATGCGATCACTCTTCTGGATTTAGACAATCATTAAAGCTGGCTAAGCTAGGCGAAATGCAAGAGGCTACAATATTTAGTGAAATCAGCCCTGTTTATGAACGTAGTGTATGCGAGTAA